The sequence TATAGTTGGCATCAAAGTTATACCAGGCCTAACTTACTATCTGAATGAAACATATTCCGGTCGGCTCTTTATAAACAAAATATTACCAATTAATAAAATGTGCTGGGGTAGGCAAATAGCTGAACAATGATGGAATTCATTGTACAGAGCCTCAGGTTTATGTTTGAATCACCCTGGCAGCCTGAAGTTGGTGACTCATAATCATGTTGCAGAGGCATAGACTAGTCCTGTtcttgttatttatttttaactgaACTGAGTTTTGATGCAGGTATAGTTAGGCACATTACAGTGCATGCATGGGATTGTTTCTTGATACACTGTGTAGAAACTATGAGGGCTGAGAGATGACAATGAAATACAGGAAATGAAAGGAGGAAATTGATCtaccatacagacacacacacacacacacacacacacacacacacacacacacacacacacacacacacacacacacacacacacacacacacacacacacacagacagagagagagagagagacagacactgagGGTTTCCCTATCTGACGGGTATTCAGGCACCACTTCTCAGTGATCCATACTCAATAATGATGGCTCTTATGTTGCAAGATAACACAGATCCCACTagccttcttcttcttattgaatGTTCACACAGTCCATTACCGTTTTAAAGTTAAATTCCAGACAGGCTGTGCATTGATGTTTGAGTCCTGAATCGTTCAGTAACAGCATAGAATTTTGTCAACATTGCAGTCCAAGGAGCTAGTCCTGATAGCATGAACACAAATCTATTCTGTTTAATATTGTTTTGTTGCTCTGTAATATGTCCAAAGTGAATGTTGAGCATCAAAgcatgtttgttttttattttcaagTCATATTTCGTATGGAGATGTTATAATATATTTATGAGTGATATAGTAACTCTGTTTTGTGTGCTGCAGAGGCCCCCTGTGCTACCCCTCTTGTGTGCAGTCTGGCCAGAGACATTGACCTTGACAAGGATGACTATCAACGTGTGGTGTGTAACAGTGATAGCTGCCCTTATGGCAACTGGATGCACTTGCAGTGCTTCTACGAGTGGGAGAGTAGCATCCTGGTCCAGTTCAACTGCATTGGAAGGGCCCGCAGCTGGAACGAGAAGCAGTGCCGGCAGAACATGTGGACTAAGAAGGGATACGACCTGGCCTTCCGCTTCTGCTCCTGCCGCTGTGGCCAGGGCCACCTTAAGAAAGACACGGACTGGTACCAGGTGAAGCGCATGACAGAGGTGAAGAAGAAGGTGCCTCTGGAGAAGAGTCTAGGGAAGTTGAGCAGCTCAGCTGGAGGGGGTGCATGTGGAGGTGGGCTGGATCCCCCTGATGATCCTAAAAGGGGCAAGCTGCCTGGGGGCAGTAAGCTGGCTCACAGAGCATCCAGTCAGGAGCTGCCTCGCCGACAGTCAGTGGATCGGCAGAACTCTCAGGAGAGGGGTCACGGAGGCCTATTCTGTGGAAGCAGCCTGGGGCCCCGCTCACCATGTGACTCCCCGGGTCAGTCCCCTCCGTCAggcttctccttcttctccccgCCTGCATTCACAGGGCCCCGCAGCTCCCGGCACCTGGGGGAGTTCCTGAAGAATGCGGTGCACATGGAGAGTCACCGGAAGCACATGCTGGCAAGCGGCATGCTGGGTCGCGGAGGCCACCTCGATCACACCATCCTGCCCCTGCCCAGACTCACACCAGGGGACAACCCAGTGCAGTTCTTGCGGAGGCTGGACCTCACAGAGCTGCTGACCCACATACCCAGACACAAGCTGAACACCTACCATGTCCGTATGGAAGATGATGCCCAGGCGGGCCAGGGAGAGGACCTGAGGAGGTACATCCTGTCGGCTCTGAGCGCCAGCCACAGGAACATGGTCAACTGTGCCCTGTGCCACCGCACCCTGCCTGTCTTTGAGCAGTTCCCCCTGGTGGACGGAACCCTGTTCCTGAGCCCCTCCAGACACGATGAGATTGAGTACGATGTGCCGTGCCATCTGCAAGGTAGGTCTTTGGAACAATGTCCATCTCTGAGAAACAGAATTTGAAACACTTAGGCTATCAAAACCAGCAGACTGCCGCAACCATTgcgcatgcatgcatgtatgtatgttgtGATTGGGTACAAACTCAAATATTGCAAACTGGAAATTacataattattttttaaatattctaTGGACATATTTTCCCACAAACAATCTGATGACCTGTAATTAAACATTTGAAAATGATTGTCTTGAACCCGAGTTTAAGAGAAAGATCACTTTATTGGTGAATTGCACACGTTCCATCTGACGTTTGACTATGAACCCAACCCTGCAGAAAAACACATGCATACAGATTTTGTAGAGGTGCTGCCACACTGGACCCCCAAGAGCTGTTGTTGttggggggttaagtgccttgctcaagtgcacaACGGCAGGCAATGTCATCTAGGATTTGGTTCCGACAGCAACCCTCTGGTTGCCAGCTCACTTCCCAACAGATTGTTCCTCGTCGAACCTGGGTCGGACATGCTAGCTCGCCTctttaacctctaggctacctgacacCGATATGCTGGTTCCTGTTGTGGTAGAAGAAATGTGGACAGTGAAATGTTCAGGCTTACTGTTGACAGCTGATCAGGCCCCAGGAGTTACAGTATGTTGCTGCAAGCAAATGATTTGGACCACAGCTGTTTCCAGATATGCATGTTTTAGTGTATTTCAGAATAACTCGTTTGGTTGTGAATTTTCATAATTGTTATTTTGGTCAGCAAGGGTGTTATCCCTTGCATATATTTGAGATAAGAACACACCATAATAAACCTGGCACAATATAATTCATTACTTTCATTGAGAACTAAACAAAATTATTATGGCACATGAATGTGATCAAGCATGACATGCATATCAATCAAGTCAATCTATACTGTTTTCCACAAACAGGTTCTTAGTAGCTATTCACCACATGGATAAGAATTAAATCCGTGGCTGAATGCTGTTGCTTTGATCTTCAGGCTTTGTAATGCATGATTATTTTTCACGCTTTAGGGATTATTTGTGGAATCTATTAAACAACCCTATTGTCTCTCTTGTAAAGGGAGGCTGATGCATCTGTATGCAATATGTGTTGACTGTCTGGAGGGAGTCCACAAAATTGTCTGTATCAAGTGCAAGTCCAGGTGGGATGGGAGCTGGCACCAGTTGGGGACGATGTACACCTACGATATACTGGCCGCCACACCATGTTGTCAGGTGAGTAGGCTATTAGTATTTAtcaatatatctttttttttctcctcacGATGAGTTTGAAAGTCATATTTGAGTTAGCATCCAGATGGTTCAGGGGTGTCATTTAAATATGGCAGGCTGCCTGCCATAAGGTAGCTTCATGGGCCAaagtcagttaaaaaaaaaaatctggttttgTGTTGGGGCTAGATCTCCTCCTATCAAATCGTCTCAATGACATTATGCATGGCAAAGTCAACTACTGCGGATCCTTAGCCATTTCCTCCATTTGTACCCTTAGGCCCGTCTGAACTGCAAGCACTGTGGCAAGCCAGTCATAGATGTCAGGGTGGGGATGCAGTACTTCTCAGAGTACAGCAACGTGCAGCAGTGCCCCCACTGTGGGAACCTCGACTACCACTTTGTCAAGCCATTCTCCTCCTTCAAAGTCTTGGAAGCTTATTGACAAATGTGCATGCATGCTAGTGCTGTTTCTGTTTTTTATCTAGGCAACTTTATTTTTGTcccttaaatacttttttctgggctttagttattgttttattttgtatGTATAGAAAGAATATGACTCGACTAAAAATGTCCAAGACAGCATCTATATGATTTCAGAAAAAGTTATATTCATAAGACCTACAACGGTTGGAATTGTCTggcacttaaaaagatgaaacaCATATACTGTGACAACAAGTGAATGTATCTGTATGCCAAATTTGCTTTTTTACAAAAGGATGACAAATATATaataaaggagagaaagaaatgtTGCATGCTCTTGTTCATCATAATTGCCAAACAGCAAAGAGTAGGCAGAAATTAGTCAATATAAATGACACTATGAATCTTTTCACCAGttatgttgactgagaacacattctcatttacagcaacaacctggggaatagttatagGCGAGAGGAAGGGGGATGAATAAGCCAACtataagctggggatgattaggtggccatgatggtatgaaggccagattgggtatttagccaggacaccagggttaacacccctgctcttacgataagtgccatgggatctttagtgaccacagcgAGTCAGGACActcatttaacatcccatctgaaagatggcaccctacacagggcactgtccccaatcactgccctggggcattgggatattttttttagaccagaggaaagagtgcctcctccaacaccacttccagaagCATCTGGTCTCctatccagggactgaccaggaccaaccctgcttagcttcaaagCAGGCCATCAGTAGGATGCTTTAAACATTTTTAGGGTGCTGGACAATGTGACCAGGAAGATTTTAAATGACCAGAAATTTACTGACCGCCCATATCCATTCACATTGGACTAAATGAGGGATATTGGCCAAAACATTATAGCcaattaatttgtattttttgggGGCTGCTTTCCTAAAATAATAATTGTCCACCTCACGATTCAGCTGTTGGAGATGTGAGCACTAAATGCATCAGGGCATTGCATGCATAGGCCTATAGGCTTAGGTGTCCACTGTATGatattaatatatataaatatagccTATATAATGGAAGAGAATGTTAGGCCTAGCCCCAGAAAGATAGAGATATGCCCGGCAGGATGCTAGGACACCAACATGCATTTCTTTGAGTGATGGTTATAGAGATATAGATGTACAGAAGGAGGCTAATTCATTCATTTTCAATCAGAATATGCTGTATAAAGATAAGCGTTATAGTGTAAGATTATATGAGTAACTCTAATAGGCCTGAAACATTCTTGCTCACCTCAAGTTCAACTGTTGGAGTTGTTTGGAACGCCAGTGCACACTGCCTTCATATCATAGGCTTGCAGTAGCTAAAGCTTAATAATAGCCACAACAAACCTTCACAAAAGTTCCTAAACTTTTTTTAGGGTAATATGAAAAGTAAGTCAAGCCATTGTTTATAGGAAAAATAAGAGCAGGCTATTATATTGCTGCAAACACAGCATTACAGTTTGaactttttaatttgtttaacctttatttaactaggcaagtcagttaagaacaaattcatatttacaatgatgacctaccgcGGCCAAACCCttacccggacaacactgggccaattgtgcgccgccctatggacaTCCCAATCAcggtcagttgtgatacagcctggaatcgaaccagcgtctgtagtgactcctctggCACTGAGATGTCATGCCTTAGAATGCTGCACCATTCAGGAGCTAATTTAATTTGGCCAAAGACAATGGCTCAACAGAATGGAGCAGAACACTTCCAAACTGGTTTAAACCTTTTGAACAGGCTATATTGCAGCAATTTCCAACAAAGGCAggtgcctaccatacccaacaaaTTACAGATATAGGCTAAAGGCTAATTATATTTATTTTACACCTACCTATAACCTATCTTAAACTAAATACAGAGCACACAATTAAAAAGACAGATCAAAGTTAATTTAGCCAATAAATATGTCTCGAGTTAAACAAAACAGGTGTTGCATGTTTAAAGAACTGGTTTAAACATGCAGTCTCTCATGGATCAAAgcggaagagagattgacttcctcattacttgcttttgtaagaggtgttgacaagctgaaggtaCCGAGCTGTCTTTTTAAAATACCAGCACACAGCTCATGCACACatgtataccccacaagacatgccaccagaggtctcttcacagtcccagagtccagaacagactatgggagacacacagtactacatagagccatgactagatggaactctattcctcatcaggtaactgatgcaagcagtagaatcagatttaaaaatcAGGTAAAAAtataccttatggaacagcggggactgtgaaataacaccaacataggcacagacacatgcatacacacacatgataacatacgcactatacacacatgtacacatggattttgtgttgtagatatgtggcagtggagtatgggcctgagggcacacacttagtgtatTGTGAATTCTGTAaagaatgtattgtaatgtttttaaacgctgtgtactactcccttcacagaacagcgcaaactgtctctaaccagaataggagtgggaggcccctgtgcacaactgagcaagaggacagtttgcgctgttccgtctccgggatgctggccttctaggcagagttcctctgtccaatgtcaatgttcttttgcccatcttaatattttatttttattggccagtctgatatatggctttttctttgcaactctgcctagaaggccagctt is a genomic window of Oncorhynchus kisutch isolate 150728-3 linkage group LG21, Okis_V2, whole genome shotgun sequence containing:
- the LOC109866763 gene encoding headcase protein homolog — protein: MPNQKSNKGKRNKRTNSSGDEQENGASAAATGGAPGITATLLGATAAPFNEHRSEAPCATPLVCSLARDIDLDKDDYQRVVCNSDSCPYGNWMHLQCFYEWESSILVQFNCIGRARSWNEKQCRQNMWTKKGYDLAFRFCSCRCGQGHLKKDTDWYQVKRMTEVKKKVPLEKSLGKLSSSAGGGACGGGLDPPDDPKRGKLPGGSKLAHRASSQELPRRQSVDRQNSQERGHGGLFCGSSLGPRSPCDSPGQSPPSGFSFFSPPAFTGPRSSRHLGEFLKNAVHMESHRKHMLASGMLGRGGHLDHTILPLPRLTPGDNPVQFLRRLDLTELLTHIPRHKLNTYHVRMEDDAQAGQGEDLRRYILSALSASHRNMVNCALCHRTLPVFEQFPLVDGTLFLSPSRHDEIEYDVPCHLQGRLMHLYAICVDCLEGVHKIVCIKCKSRWDGSWHQLGTMYTYDILAATPCCQARLNCKHCGKPVIDVRVGMQYFSEYSNVQQCPHCGNLDYHFVKPFSSFKVLEAY